One Haliaeetus albicilla unplaced genomic scaffold, bHalAlb1.1 scaffold_130, whole genome shotgun sequence DNA segment encodes these proteins:
- the LOC138684359 gene encoding saccharopine dehydrogenase-like oxidoreductase, which yields MAREHPAATKAAPQSREKPQAVLERAAERLGKAALGAEVGVLLCDVGDAASLAAVARQTRLVLNCVGPYRFFGEPVVEACVENGASCIDICGEPQFLEGMYLKYNEKAAEKGVYVIGSCGFDSIPADMGVLYTRDKLKGTLTAVESFLKVKSGPEGSCAHDGTWKSAVYGLADQDNLRKLRKKIGYAPVPVVGAKLKSRGLVFYNQQFKEYSIRFMGSDGSVVKRSQCYLHTELQETPVQYGAYVNIGGLGSVIKLMFAGILFLLLVKFSFGRKLLTKYPEFFSAGFFTKKGPTQKQMDGTSFTMTFFGEGYSEGQDPQHGKPNVKICTEVKGPEPGYVATPIAMVQAAVSLLEDAACLPKRGGVYSPGAAFSKTKLIDRLNKRGVEFSVISKPEL from the exons ATGGCGCGGGAGCATCCAGCAGCTACGAAAGCTGCGCCGCAAAGCCGGGAGAAGCCGCAGGCGGTGCTCGAGCGGGCGGCCGAGAGGCTGG GGAAGGCGGCGCTCGGGGCGGAGGTCGGCGTGCTGCTGTGCGACGTGGGCGACGCGGCCTCGCTGGCCGCCGTGGCGAGGCAGACCCGGCTGGTGCTCAACTGCGTGGGCCCG TATAGATTCTTTGGAGAGCCTGTGGTAGAAGCTTGTGTTGAAAATGGTGCGAGCTGCATTGACATCTGTGGAGAACCCCAG TTTCTGGAAGGAATGTACCTGAAATACAACGAAAAAGCTGCGGAAAAGGGAGTGTATGTCATTGGAAGCTGTGGCTTTGACTCTATACCAGCTGATATGGGAGTACTGTACACCAGAGACAAGTTGAAAG GTACCTTAACTGCTGTTGAAAGTTTCCTGAAGGTGAAATCTGGGCCTGAG GGCTCTTGTGCACATGATGGGACCTGGAAGTCAGCTGTTTATGGCCTTGCGGATCAAGACAACCTGAGGAAGCTTCGAAAAAAGATAGGATATGCCCCTGTTCCAGTAGTTGGTGCAAAACTTAAAAGCAG AGGACTTGTGTTTTACAATCAGCAATTCAAAGAGTACTCCATTCGATTCATGGGATCTGATGGTTCCGTTGTGAAACGGTCTCAGTGTTACTTGCACACAGAGTTGCAGGAAACACCT GTGCAGTATGGCGCTTATGTGAACATAGGTGGTCTTGGCTCTGTTATCAAGCTGATGTTTGCcggcattttatttcttcttcttgtgAAGTTTAGCTTTGGGAGAAAACTTCTGACAAAA TACCCagaatttttctctgctggattCTTCACAAAGAAAGGACCAACCCAGAAACAG ATGGATGGAACCTCTTTTACAATGACTTTTTTTGGCGAGGGTTACAGTGAGGGGCAAGACCCCCAGCATGGCAAACCGAATGTAAAGATCTGCACTGAAGTGAAAGGACCAG AGCCTGGCTATGTTGCTACACCAATTGCAATGGTTCAAGCAGCTGTATCTCTTCTGGAGGATGCAGCTTGTCTGCCTAAACG GGGTGGTGTATATTCTCCAGGAGCTGctttctccaaaacaaaactgatcGATCGCCTCAACAAACGTGGTGTTGAGTTCTCTGTTATTAGCAAGCCTGAACTCTGA